The Flammeovirga agarivorans DNA window AAATGATAAGGTAGGGTAGGTTACTCTTATTCGCATGGAAAAGTGGTAAATGATCCTGTGTCCTTAAATCCCTTTTAAGCCAAACAATATTTATTTCTTGAGTAGACATGTTAGTACATCTTCTTACTAATTTTATTTCCAGTAATCAACCTTTGACGGTTACATTTGAATCTTGTGATAGCATCTGATCTTTTCTTAAGATGTTTACTACTTGCTCCAGAATGGACTCTTTTTCTCCACCTTTTGAAGCTACTTTCTTTAAGATGTAATCTCATTATTTTGATTACATTGCTTTCATTCAATCCAAATTGAACTTCAATTGCCGCGAATGGTGTTCTATCTTCCCAAGCCATCTCAATCACTCTGTCCAATTCTTCATCACTCAGTTGATTATACATATATGGAAAACATCATTCATAGAATTTTGTTTAGAAGTGCTTCTGAATTTATTTAACTAAATGATATTGTGATTGATCCTAAAAAATGTAAAAGGAGAAGATGCATTCTTTTAATCTCATAACATAACGCACATGTATATATGCTTTCCAAAAAAAAAATCATATACTTGTGACAAGTAATTATCCACATCAATCATATAAAGCAGACTTATAACTATGAGAGTATTTAA harbors:
- a CDS encoding TIGR03643 family protein, whose product is MYNQLSDEELDRVIEMAWEDRTPFAAIEVQFGLNESNVIKIMRLHLKESSFKRWRKRVHSGASSKHLKKRSDAITRFKCNRQRLITGNKISKKMY